One segment of Coffea arabica cultivar ET-39 chromosome 7c, Coffea Arabica ET-39 HiFi, whole genome shotgun sequence DNA contains the following:
- the LOC140010720 gene encoding uncharacterized protein, producing the protein MNKEAQNLKCTYSEFPQFFVWKADKRMWKIREQGDSIGRIVTAHPTEGERYYLRLLLTKVRCPTSFFDVRTFNGVQTAAFPEATLLRGYLQHDDSQQLCLQEASLFHMPYEMSRLFATLLVYLYPNDPMALWLKFEDVMSEDYARLNILTASQIRVKVLEQINGFLESMGKNISSYNLVPPSISFTDVENETRELRAERSIAISANDLNAIAMLNTKQKEAFKIISERVYTNKRGAFFIAGLGGTGKTFLYRALLANVRSKAFTALATTTSDIATSILPEAKRLILDLRHQQIFHLVQHAKLANKVH; encoded by the coding sequence ATGAACAAAGAGGCACAAAATCTCAAGTGTACCTATTCAGAGTTTCCACAATTTTTTGTTTGGAAAGCAGACAAAAGAATGTGGAAAATACGTGAGCAAGGAGACTCTATAGGAAGAATAGTAACTGCTCACCCTACTGAAGGTGAGAGGTACTATTTAAGACTGCTACTAACAAAAGTTCGTTGTCCAACTTCTTTTTTTGACGTGAGAACATTTAATGGAGTACAAACAGCAGCTTTTCCAGAGGCAACACTTTTGAGAGGGTATTTGCAACATGATGATAGCCAACAACTTTGTTTACAAGAAGCTTCTCTTTTTCATATGCCATATGAAATGAGCCGCTTATTTGCTACATTATTAGTCTATTTATATCCAAATGATCCAATGGCTTTATGGCTTAAATTTGAAGATGTCATGTCGGAAGATTATGCTAGACTGAATATATTAACAGCAAGCCAAATTAGAGTAAAAGTTCTTGAACAAATAAATGGCTTCTTAGAATCTATGGGAAAAAATATTTCTTCATATAATTTAGTTCCTCCTAGCATTTCATTCACAGATGTTGAAAATGAAACAAGAGAGTTAAGAGCAGAACGTAGTATAGCTATTTCAGCAAATGACTTGAATGCAATTGCGATGTTAAATACCAAGCAAAAAGAAGCATTTAAAATCATTTCTGAAAGAGTCTACACAAACAAAAGAGGTGCATTTTTTATTGCCGGTCTAGGTGGCACTGGAAAAACATTTTTGTATCGTGCATTGTTAGCAAATGTAAGATCAAAAGCATTTACTGCATTAGCAACTACTACATCAGATATAGCAACTTCAATTTTACCGGAGGCCAAACGGCTCATTCTCGATTTAAGACACCAACAGATATTTCACCTGGTGCAACATGCCAAATTAGCAAACAAAGTTCACTAG